Proteins from a genomic interval of Nematostella vectensis chromosome 12, jaNemVect1.1, whole genome shotgun sequence:
- the LOC5509645 gene encoding potassium channel subfamily K member 3 codes for MRKDTKVFLIRTALFFIYLWAGAAVFMALESDRSGAKTIDGKDILRLRQLNTTQRFKMNEEDFLEMVSDISRTISASQTNNWGIFHGVTFATHLLTTIGYGNLTPKTEAGQIFSIFYGLFGIPLTLMMLRAMGLFYNYYIKKLIILIETKCLKRTEVKGLEGKVCLGDITVAIIYLFLASAVSCVQHNWTLTQSMYAWFITMTTVGFGDLIPIQQMTNTMELMLGLCFMSGLLDAVAIYAEKTDFNKALKCRGICCRNRGTVPQAKEEDEAPRQKLNGYWEPVKHVACQTDEQVQVVEF; via the exons ATGAGAAAAGACACCAAAGTTTTCTTAATAAGAACTGCTCTGTTCTTTATATATCTGTGGGCTGGTGCTGCAGTATTTATGGCCCTCGAAAGCGACAGAAGTGGCGCGAAAACTATCGATGGAAAAGACATTCTTCGTCTACGCCAACTAAATACAACGCAGCGATTCAAAATGAACGAAGAAGACTTCCTCGAAATGGTGTCCGACATATCTCGTACAATATCGGCAAGCCAAACAAATAACTGGGGTATATTTCATGGTGTCACATTTGCGACTCATCTATTAACCACTATTG GCTATGGGAATTTGACGCCAAAAACCGAAGCAGGACAAATTTTCAGTATTTTCTACGGCCTATTTGGCATCCCCCTTACTCTAATGATGCTAAGAGCAATGGGCCTATTCTACAACTACTACATCAAGAAACTTATCATACTAATCGAGACGAAATGCCTCAAGCGTACGGAAGTGAAAGGTCTCGAAGGGAAGGTCTGCTTGGGCGACATAACCGTCGCTATCATTTACCTTTTTCTTGCGTCAGCGGTTTCGTGCGTGCAGCACAATTGGACTCTTACCCAGTCCATGTACGCTTGGTTTATCACCATGACAACGGTTGGCTTCGGAGATCTGATTCCTATTCAGCAAATGACAAACACGATGGAACTGATGCTTGGGTTGTGTTTCATGTCGGGGTTGCTGGATGCTGTGGCTATCTATGCAGAGAAAACTGACTTTAATAAGGCGTTGAAGTGCCGCGGGATCTGTTGTCGTAACCGCGGGACGGTCCCGCAAGCTAAAGAGGAGGATGAGGCTCCTCGGCAAAAGCTCAACGGGTACTGGGAACCAGTGAAGCACGTGGCTTGTCAAACGGATGAACAAGTCCAAGTAGTAGAGTTTTAG